The sequence below is a genomic window from Salicibibacter cibarius.
CAAACTTAATACATGCCGTTGATTGTTTTTCAGGTCAAACCCACCCGTTAGATCTGAAATACCGTCCTCATACCCTTGATCACGCAGCAACTGTTGGAGTTGTTGACGGATGACTGCATTCATGTTTGCTTCCGCCTGAGGATTCGTCCAACCCGCCACTTCCGCGTAATACATATCCACAAGATTTTCCCTAATATGCCAGGGTACGATCCCTACCGGTAAAGCCGAAATGTTCACGTTATCACTCTCCCTAACGCATACATATGAGCAATCAACGTGAAACAGACTTGATGCGCCTGAAGTTGATAATGCGAAACTTCCATCAGACGTTTATCAGCCGAAAACGCCACTATATCAGCCGAATTTTAAAATATATCAGCCAAAACGAACGATTTATCAGCCATTCCCCTTTTCGGATTCTTCAACGCACCTCGGATTCGGGTTTTTCGCCTTTTAGAGGTATATTGGAATCGTTCATAAAACCTTTAATTTACTTATTTTCCCTTTTGATAGTATCACAGCTAAGGATTATAATAGATCGGCGAATTCGGCCCAAGATCCCAGCCGAAAAATACCCATACGAGCAAGAGTAGGGACCAGGCGATCAAGAAAAAGATCGAAAACGGCAACATCACGGATATAAGCGTTCCTATGCCCATTTTCTTGTCGTATTGCTGGGCAAAGGCAATGATCACGGCAAAATAAGTCATGAGCGGCGTGATGATATTCGTCGTCGAGTCCGCCACGCGATAAGTCGCCTGTGTGGCCTCCGGTGAGAAGCCGACCTGCATCATGATCGGGACGAAAACCGGAGCTAACATCGCCCACTTTGCCGAGGCACTGCCGACGAATAAGTTTATAAAAGCGGTAAGCAAGAGGAATCCGATCAAGACCGGGAAACCGCCGATATCGAGATTATTGAGGAATTCACCGCCGTAAATGCCGAGAATCAATCCGAGGTTTGTTTCATCAAAGTAAGCGATAAATTGGCCCGCGGTAAAAGCAAGCACGATGAACATTGCCATGGATGACATCGTATCGGACATTTGCTTGACGACATCCTTATCGCTTCGCGTTTCTTTTGTCACAATGCCGTAGACGAGGCCGGGGATGAAAAATAAAATAAGCAAAACGACGACGAGTGATTCCATAAATGGGGACTCTACAATCGGTTGCGGACCATCTCCTCGCATCGGCCCCCATTCCGGCACGACGAGCAAGCTCATCAACCCGACGCCGATGAACACAGAAACGAACGCCCACGTAACGCCTCTTTTTTCAGTAGAGCTGATCTGTTCCAGCTCGCCGTTAAATTCCCCGTCCCAGGCGCCAAGTCGCGGCTCTACAATTTTTTCTGAAACCCACGTCCCGACAATCGTTAATAAAAAGGTGGATACGATGATAAACCAATAGTTCATCGCGATGTTCATCGTTTCCGCGTATTGCGGATCAATTGTTGATGCTGCGTTCCGCGTAAGTTCGGCAAGCATAGGATCGGTTGCCGACAGCAACAAATTGGCACTGAAACCACCTGATACACCGGCAAAAGCCGTTGCCAACCCAGCAAGAGG
It includes:
- a CDS encoding AbgT family transporter, encoding MAENAKRKGFFQRFLDFVERTGNRLPHPVTLFAILAVMVIIISAIVAGFDISVEDPAEPGETLEVLNLLSGEGINYIFTSMVDNFIGFAPLGVVLATMLGIGVCEQSGLISACLRGFVLAIPNRLITAGLMFAAIMSSVASDAGYVVLPPLGALIYSALNRHPLAGLATAFAGVSGGFSANLLLSATDPMLAELTRNAASTIDPQYAETMNIAMNYWFIIVSTFLLTIVGTWVSEKIVEPRLGAWDGEFNGELEQISSTEKRGVTWAFVSVFIGVGLMSLLVVPEWGPMRGDGPQPIVESPFMESLVVVLLILFFIPGLVYGIVTKETRSDKDVVKQMSDTMSSMAMFIVLAFTAGQFIAYFDETNLGLILGIYGGEFLNNLDIGGFPVLIGFLLLTAFINLFVGSASAKWAMLAPVFVPIMMQVGFSPEATQATYRVADSTTNIITPLMTYFAVIIAFAQQYDKKMGIGTLISVMLPFSIFFLIAWSLLLLVWVFFGWDLGPNSPIYYNP